The proteins below come from a single Rosa rugosa chromosome 2, drRosRugo1.1, whole genome shotgun sequence genomic window:
- the LOC133730528 gene encoding uncharacterized protein LOC133730528, which produces MATENWQVVGDITCNPKYLGLVQPEKELPNTKFLMDFNVKIRRAQSTVLEDDEEIVEEKNLRSVELEYNPHSMWVAINKELQDLQVPIQVRAAIEDPILKGTRVARADSSYDARKYLHMEVAIDFRVGVFDGIGEYEPTFVPASEASIKKLKKTRAEVSSTMCTVCMEEMMVGSEATRMPCSHLYHESCIVEWLQKSGVCPSCRFLMPTDDDE; this is translated from the coding sequence ATGGCTACTGAAAATTGGCAAGTGGTGGGTGACATCACCTGCAACCCAAAATACCTAGGTCTTGTTCAACCTGAAAAGGAGCTGCCTAACACCAAATTCTTGATGGATTTCAATGTCAAGATAAGGCGCGCGCAGTCTACTGTTTTGGAGGATGATGAAGAAATTGTAGAAGAGAAGAATCTGCGCTCAGTCGAACTTGAGTACAATCCACATAGCATGTGGGTTGCCATAAATAAAGAGCTTCAAGACCTGCAAGTTCCAATCCAAGTTCGTGCAGCCATTGAAGATCCAATACTCAAGGGAACCAGAGTCGCACGAGCCGATAGCTCTTATGACGCTCGCAAGTATCTGCATATGGAGGTGGCTATCGATTTTCGTGTTGGCGTTTTTGATGGTATTGGTGAATATGAGCCTACGTTTGTGCCGGCAAGTGAAGCGTCCATTAAGAAACTGAAGAAGACAAGAGCCGAAGTGTCGTCGACAATGTGCACGGTTTGTATGGAGGAGATGATGGTTGGTTCGGAAGCGACTCGTATGCCTTGTTCCCATCTTTACCATGAGAGTTGCATTGTAGAGTGGCTGCAGAAAAGTGGGGTTTGCCCATCCTGTAGGTTCCTCATGCCCACTGATGATGATGAATGA
- the LOC133729245 gene encoding E3 ubiquitin-protein ligase WAV3-like, translating into MGSKWRKAKLALGLNTCLYVPQTAEESSSPSPNGVVESRHSDAVSSSSLLSPTGIGSDRRPTTPTPSSSGLRLPKSGAKSSKGTCAICLTTMKPGHGHAIFTAECSHSFHFHCITSNVKHGNQICPVCRAKWKEVPFQNPASDLSQGIPRINPVNWPRDDAWMTVLRQIPPPHVDVSRPITSLLHTPEPVIFDDDESLDNQPDISKNTTSVEDQSSNSNCIGIVEVKTYPEVPAVEKSSSHDNFSVLIHLKAPLTSARQNGSRNPVSQNSRAPVDLVTVLDVSGSMAGTKLALLKRAMGFVVQNLGPSDRLSVIAFSSTSRRLFPLHRMTDTGRQQALQAVNSLVSNGGTNIAEALRKGTKVLVDRKSKNPVCSIILLSDGQDTYTVNSPGGIHPRTDYQSLLPISIRRNNAAGLHIPVHTFGFGADHDAASMHSISEISGGTFSFIEAESVIQDAFAQCIGGLLSVVVQELHVRIECVHPSLQLGSIKAGSYRTSMMADARMGSIDAGDLYAEEERDFLVTMNIPVDKSSNEMSLVKVRCLYRDPITKEMVNLNEAGEVTIERPEVAGQLVVSMEVDRQRNRLRAAEAMAEARVAAENADLAGAVSLLESCRQALAETTSARAGDRLCVALAAELKEMQERMGNRRAYEETGRAYVLSGLSSHSWQRATARGDSTDSTSLLQSYQTPSMVDMVTRSQTMLLGNPSPRRTLSSVKSFPAKSQPR; encoded by the exons ATGGGGAGCAAATGGAGGAAAGCCAAGCTTGCTCTTGGCTTGAACACTTGTCTTTATGTTCCTCAAACTGCAGAGGAATCATCATCACCGTCTCCAAACGGCGTCGTTGAGTCTAGGCACTCCGACGCcgtttcttcctcctctctgcTTTCTCCGACTGGTATTGGCTCCGACCGGCGACCCACCACGCCCACTCCGTCCTCCTCGGGGCTCCGGTTGCCCAAAAGTGGAGCCAAGTCCTCCAAG GGAACTTGCGCAATATGCTTAACTACCATGAAACCTGGACACGGGCATGCCATTTTTACTGCAGAGTGCTCTCACTCTTTTCACTTCCACTGCATTACTTCTAATGTAAAACATGGGAACCAAATTTGCCCAGTTTGCAGGGCAAAGTGGAAAGAAGTCCCCTTTCAGAACCCTGCTTCTGATCTTTCACAGGGTATTCCAAGAATTAACCCAGTGAATTGGCCCCGAGATGATGCATGGATGACTGTTTTACGCCAAATTCCTCCACCACACGTTGACGTGAGCCGGCCTATTACGTCACTCTTGCACACTCCTGAACCAGTTATTTTTGACGATGATGAAAGCTTAGATAACCAACCTGACATTTCTAAGAATACGACATCTGTTGAAGATCAGAGTTCTAACAGCAATTGTATTGGAATCGTAGAGGTCAAAACATATCCCGAAGTTCCAGCTGTTGAAAAATCAAGCTCTCATGATAACTTCAGTGTTTTAATTCATCTCAAGGCTCCTCTTACAAGTGCAAGACAGAATGGCAGCAGAAACCCAGTGTCTCAAAATTCTCGGGCCCCAGTAGACCTTGTTACAGTGCTTGACGTTAGTGGCAGCATGGCAGGTACAAAGCTTGCTTTGCTAAAACGAGCCATGGGGTTTGTGGTGCAGAACCTTGGTCCCTCTGATCGGCTTTCTGTTATTGCCTTCTCCTCTACATCCCGCCGGCTCTTTCCCCTTCATCGCATGACTGACACTGGAAGGCAGCAAGCATTGCAGGCTGTAAACTCTCTTGTTTCAAATGGTGGGACAAACATTGCCGAGGCTCTTAGAAAAGGTACCAAGGTTTTAGTAGACCGCAAGTCAAAAAATCCTGTTTGCAGTATCATACTATTATCTGATGGGCAGGATACTTATACTGTTAATAGTCCTGGTGGGATCCATCCTCGTACAGATTATcaatcacttctcccaatctCTATCCGTCGCAATAATGCAGCAGGCTTGCATATTCCAGTTCACACATTTGGATTTGGTGCAGACCATGATGCTGCCTCGATGCATTCAATCTCTGAGATTTCTGGGGGAACATTTTCTTTCATAGAAGCTGAAAGTGTGATTCAGGATGCATTCGCACAGTGCATTGGGGGCCTTCTGAGTGTAGTGGTGCAAGAGCTGCATGTCAGAATTGAGTGTGTTCACCCAAGTCTGCAATTGGGTTCAATAAAAGCTGGGAGTTATAGAACCAGCATGATGGCTGATGCAAGAATGGGATCTATTGATGCTGGAGACCTGTATGCTGAAGAAGAGAGGGATTTTTTGGTGACAATGAATATTCCTGTCGACAAGTCTAGTAATGAGATGTCACTGGTAAAGGTTAGATGTCTTTACAGAGACCCAATTACGAAAGAAATGGTCAATTTGAATGAAGCTGGTGAAGTCACAATCGAAAGGCCTGAAGTAGCCGGACAACTAGTAGTGTCAATGGAAGTAGACAGGCAACGCAACAGGCTTCGTGCAGCAGAAGCAATGGCCGAGGCCAGAGTAGCAGCTGAGAATGCTGACTTGGCTGGTGCAGTTTCCCTTCTGGAGAGCTGTCGTCAGGCATTGGCTGAAACTACTTCTGCACGAGCTGGTGACCGCTTGTGTGTTGCACTTGCAGCTGAGTTAAAGGAGATGCAAGAAAGAATGGGAAACCGTCGTGCATACGAAGAAACAGGTAGGGCTTACGTTTTATCAGGATTGAGTTCACACTCATGGCAGAGGGCAACTGCTCGAGGTGATTCCACAGATAGCACAAGCCTTCTGCAATCTTACCAAACCCCATCAATGGTAGACATGGTGACACGGTCTCAGACTATGCTACTAGGGAACCCATCACCTCGACGAACCCTCAGCAGTGTTAAGTCATTTCCAGCCAAATCACAGCCACGTTAA